A single region of the Devosia sp. FJ2-5-3 genome encodes:
- a CDS encoding SOS response-associated peptidase family protein, whose translation MPGGAPFSFAGICAHNDNLGVTSCTIITAPAVPEIEHIHTRMPVILVEHAYGRWLSGEDQGS comes from the coding sequence ATGCCCGGCGGCGCGCCATTCAGCTTCGCCGGCATATGCGCGCACAACGACAATCTCGGCGTCACCAGTTGCACCATTATCACGGCGCCCGCGGTGCCAGAGATCGAGCACATTCACACCCGCATGCCGGTGATCCTCGTAGAACACGCCTATGGTCGCTGGTTGTCAGGCGAGGACCAGGGCAGCTAG
- a CDS encoding DUF983 domain-containing protein — translation MWIKQKAEKMSDPGDTEDKKRAWPAIWRGLKCRCPNCGKGWLFHHYLEQVDHCSECGEPLAYYKAGLFLPFVVITVVIHIIAAVMLDIELRGGASPMAYLYTLVPLSIILPLAILPSSKGAIVGLMWAKGWSDEQDR, via the coding sequence ATGTGGATCAAGCAGAAAGCCGAAAAGATGTCTGATCCGGGGGATACTGAGGACAAGAAGCGGGCCTGGCCTGCGATCTGGCGCGGTCTGAAGTGCAGGTGTCCCAATTGCGGCAAGGGCTGGCTGTTTCACCACTATCTTGAACAAGTGGACCACTGCTCTGAATGTGGAGAGCCACTGGCCTACTACAAAGCCGGCCTCTTCCTGCCATTCGTCGTGATCACGGTCGTGATCCATATCATTGCTGCCGTCATGCTCGACATCGAGTTGCGCGGTGGAGCAAGCCCGATGGCCTATCTGTATACCCTCGTGCCCCTCTCGATAATCTTGCCTTTGGCCATCCTGCCCTCATCCAAGGGCGCGATCGTGGGCTTGATGTGGGCTAAGGGGTGGAGCGACGAACAGGATCGCTAG
- a CDS encoding DUF4142 domain-containing protein — MIRTLIMTTALVLAIPAFAQEAPAPAASSAPMRVTDPADFATKASIGNLFELETSTLAVEKAVSEDVKAFAQQMITDHTKAAQDMAPAAAEEGVALESALDSRHQEMLDAMSGLEGEEFDKAYIDAQAQAHDEAVALFEGYSTEGKEGPLKAFATATLPVLKSHQEHVHGLTAD, encoded by the coding sequence ATGATCCGCACTTTAATAATGACGACCGCGTTGGTGCTGGCAATTCCAGCCTTTGCCCAGGAGGCGCCGGCCCCAGCTGCGTCGTCAGCACCGATGAGAGTAACAGACCCTGCAGATTTCGCCACGAAGGCGTCGATCGGTAACCTTTTCGAACTGGAGACCAGTACTCTGGCTGTCGAGAAGGCCGTCAGCGAGGATGTGAAAGCATTCGCGCAACAGATGATCACCGACCACACGAAGGCTGCCCAAGATATGGCTCCGGCGGCGGCAGAAGAGGGCGTTGCGCTGGAGAGCGCGCTTGATAGTCGCCATCAAGAAATGTTGGACGCTATGAGCGGCTTGGAAGGGGAAGAATTCGACAAGGCCTATATCGACGCCCAAGCCCAAGCCCATGACGAAGCCGTGGCGCTGTTCGAAGGGTATTCTACGGAAGGCAAGGAAGGTCCTCTGAAGGCTTTTGCTACCGCGACACTGCCCGTGCTCAAATCTCATCAGGAACACGTCCACGGCCTGACGGCAGACTGA
- a CDS encoding SLC13 family permease: MTTPQLLAFAIILLMMVAFVWGKWRYDLVAAGALLAAVAAGIVAPEDAFSGLSDDIVVIVGSALVVSAAVARSGIMEVAVRRFAPGISKPRAQLILLVVVVTILSAFIKNIGALAIMIPIAFQMARKSGVSPSLFLMPMSFGSLLGGLMTQIGTSPNIIVSRVREELIGVPFTMFDFTPVGAALALGGVVFLGLCYKLLPARSRENASMETALEIKNYTTEVHVPAGSISVGRTIAEVQRLGGGQAMVLGVVGVNGKRRLPLPDALVREGDLLLLEGEPEALDKIVAQGKLAFSERRDAAIASEDTGVVEAIVGEHSSLIGRSAKELTFFDMTGLNLLAVSRRDKRFTERLAEIKFRNGDVIVLQGNLKELPDQLRQWDCLPLVERNLKLGSVRIGLVPLFILALAMVSTALGLVPVPLAFFAAAVLMVLSRTVPLREVYSHLDAPILIMLAALIPVSDSLRTTGATDLIAHWLSETASVLPPYGALALIMVAAMAVTPFLNNAATVLVMAPIAATFATGLGYQPEAFLMAVAIGAGSDFLTPIGHQCNTLVMGPGGYRFGDYWRLGLPLSILVVVIAVPMLMLVWPT; this comes from the coding sequence ATGACCACCCCTCAACTTCTCGCCTTCGCCATCATTCTTCTCATGATGGTTGCCTTCGTCTGGGGGAAATGGCGCTACGACCTTGTGGCTGCTGGAGCATTGCTCGCTGCGGTGGCCGCCGGTATTGTGGCGCCGGAAGATGCGTTTTCCGGTCTTTCCGATGACATTGTGGTCATCGTGGGTAGTGCTTTGGTCGTGAGCGCAGCCGTTGCGCGCTCCGGCATCATGGAGGTGGCGGTTCGGCGCTTTGCGCCAGGGATCAGCAAACCTCGGGCGCAGCTGATCCTGCTCGTTGTTGTCGTGACCATTCTCTCGGCTTTTATCAAGAACATCGGCGCCCTGGCCATCATGATCCCGATCGCCTTCCAGATGGCGCGTAAATCGGGGGTATCGCCGTCGCTGTTTCTGATGCCGATGTCCTTCGGCTCGCTGCTGGGCGGGCTGATGACCCAGATCGGAACATCCCCGAACATCATCGTGTCGCGTGTTCGCGAGGAGCTCATCGGTGTCCCTTTCACCATGTTCGACTTCACGCCTGTCGGTGCCGCATTGGCTTTGGGAGGGGTGGTATTCCTTGGGCTCTGCTACAAGCTGCTGCCTGCTCGGTCGCGCGAGAATGCGTCCATGGAAACAGCGCTCGAAATCAAGAATTACACGACCGAAGTCCATGTCCCTGCCGGCTCTATCAGCGTGGGTCGGACGATTGCCGAAGTACAGCGTTTGGGTGGCGGGCAGGCCATGGTTCTGGGTGTCGTCGGCGTCAATGGCAAGCGCCGGCTTCCCCTGCCTGACGCGCTGGTGAGGGAAGGCGATCTCCTGCTGCTTGAAGGCGAGCCGGAGGCGCTCGACAAGATTGTGGCGCAGGGCAAACTTGCGTTCTCGGAACGCCGCGACGCCGCCATTGCGTCGGAAGATACCGGCGTGGTGGAGGCCATCGTCGGAGAGCACTCGAGCCTGATCGGACGTAGCGCCAAGGAGCTTACCTTCTTCGACATGACCGGGCTCAACCTGCTGGCCGTCAGCCGTCGTGACAAGCGTTTCACCGAGCGGCTTGCGGAGATCAAGTTCCGCAATGGCGACGTCATCGTGCTGCAAGGCAATCTCAAGGAGTTGCCCGACCAGTTGCGGCAATGGGATTGCCTGCCGTTGGTGGAGCGCAATCTCAAGCTCGGCAGCGTCCGTATTGGGCTGGTCCCGCTATTCATCCTGGCGCTTGCCATGGTCAGTACAGCCCTGGGTCTGGTACCTGTTCCCTTGGCGTTCTTTGCGGCCGCCGTGCTGATGGTTCTGTCCCGCACCGTGCCTCTGCGTGAGGTCTATAGCCATCTCGACGCGCCGATCCTGATCATGCTTGCGGCGCTTATTCCTGTAAGCGACTCCCTGCGTACGACGGGGGCTACCGACCTTATCGCCCACTGGCTCTCCGAGACGGCGAGCGTTCTGCCGCCCTATGGTGCGCTGGCGTTGATCATGGTGGCAGCGATGGCGGTCACACCATTCCTCAACAATGCGGCAACCGTGCTCGTTATGGCGCCGATAGCGGCCACATTCGCCACCGGTCTGGGCTATCAGCCAGAGGCATTTCTCATGGCCGTCGCTATTGGAGCTGGCTCGGATTTTCTCACGCCGATCGGACACCAGTGCAACACCCTCGTAATGGGTCCAGGAGGGTATCGGTTTGGCGATTACTGGCGTCTCGGTCTGCCGCTGTCGATCTTAGTCGTAGTCATCGCAGTACCAATGTTAATGCTGGTGTGGCCCACGTAA
- a CDS encoding DUF2270 domain-containing protein, with the protein MPDISPIVTPTLPTNSVEATNLMIHYYRAEMTRMNAWRARLDLTSNWAITVVAALLSVSLSNASAHHGLTIFAMVIILLMLFVEARRYRFYDIYRMRIRQFERHYFGQFFEADPKGGPEPWLKMLAQDLRHPKFRITLTLAMRRRLRRNYIWMFLILLGAWIVKIASPDLQAGAYLDPSRPVSTIIGHATIGPVPGWMVIGIIASFYLCLAAACLKGKDRGGDEVHV; encoded by the coding sequence ATGCCCGACATATCACCTATCGTAACCCCTACGTTGCCCACCAATTCGGTCGAGGCAACGAACCTCATGATCCACTACTATCGGGCGGAAATGACCCGGATGAACGCCTGGCGGGCCCGGCTAGACCTCACGAGTAACTGGGCCATCACCGTCGTCGCGGCGCTCTTGTCCGTATCGCTCTCAAACGCCAGTGCGCATCATGGCCTTACCATCTTCGCCATGGTCATCATCCTGCTGATGCTGTTTGTCGAGGCGCGCCGCTATCGCTTCTATGATATCTATCGAATGCGCATCCGGCAGTTCGAGCGGCACTATTTCGGCCAGTTCTTTGAGGCCGACCCAAAGGGCGGACCTGAGCCCTGGCTCAAGATGCTAGCGCAGGATCTGCGCCATCCGAAGTTCAGAATCACTCTGACCCTGGCGATGAGGCGCCGCCTGCGTCGCAATTACATCTGGATGTTCCTTATCCTGTTGGGTGCCTGGATCGTGAAGATCGCCTCGCCCGACCTGCAGGCCGGTGCCTATCTCGACCCCTCACGCCCCGTGTCCACGATCATTGGACACGCGACCATCGGACCGGTGCCGGGCTGGATGGTTATCGGCATCATCGCCAGCTTTTACCTTTGCCTGGCAGCAGCCTGTCTCAAGGGCAAGGACCGAGGTGGTGACGAGGTCCACGTCTAG
- a CDS encoding HWE histidine kinase domain-containing protein, whose product MPFSDETHPLWEVKNLKRALHAAGVALWSWTIETDSFAMDEKAFELWGLPASGNVTFEDLSSRIHPADWDRVRAAFTATRAIIGAYEIDFRILLGEEIRWISARGLGNDEGLHAGQMSGVFLDVTGRKQAEEGNELLAGEMSHRVKNLLAIAVGLTNLTSRSTTTAMEMAKELTNRLTALGRAHDLVRPLPGHQGSAALLGDLISVLLSPYDDEGAFSGRVRVAVPRMGIGEVAATTLALVVHELATNSLKYGALSASSGMLDIAGTGSDDEIRITWTERGGPSVAPPAGEGGYGSKLLHRSVSGQLGGTIAFDWSDEGVIVTLTLDPKRLAA is encoded by the coding sequence ATGCCTTTCAGCGACGAAACCCACCCCCTCTGGGAAGTAAAAAACTTGAAGCGGGCTCTGCATGCTGCAGGAGTCGCGCTGTGGTCGTGGACAATCGAAACCGACTCTTTCGCCATGGACGAGAAGGCATTTGAACTCTGGGGCCTGCCCGCTAGCGGCAATGTCACCTTCGAAGACCTGTCATCCCGTATCCATCCTGCCGATTGGGACCGCGTGCGTGCGGCGTTTACGGCCACGCGGGCTATCATCGGCGCATATGAGATCGACTTCCGAATCCTGCTCGGCGAGGAGATCCGGTGGATCTCTGCACGAGGCCTTGGAAACGATGAGGGTTTGCATGCCGGCCAGATGTCCGGCGTGTTCTTGGACGTCACCGGCAGAAAGCAAGCCGAGGAAGGCAATGAGCTGCTCGCTGGCGAAATGAGCCATCGCGTTAAGAACCTGCTAGCCATTGCCGTCGGTCTCACCAACCTCACCTCGCGATCGACGACCACAGCTATGGAGATGGCAAAGGAACTCACCAACCGTCTCACTGCACTGGGGCGGGCCCACGACCTGGTGAGGCCGCTCCCCGGGCATCAAGGCAGTGCGGCCCTGTTAGGCGATCTGATCTCGGTGCTGCTGTCTCCCTACGATGACGAAGGTGCGTTCTCCGGGCGCGTACGCGTCGCAGTGCCACGCATGGGCATCGGTGAAGTGGCGGCCACTACCTTGGCGCTGGTGGTCCATGAGCTGGCGACGAACTCGTTGAAGTACGGAGCGCTGTCGGCGTCATCAGGCATGCTGGACATTGCCGGGACAGGTTCGGACGACGAAATCCGTATCACTTGGACGGAACGCGGCGGTCCTTCTGTGGCCCCTCCGGCTGGAGAAGGCGGATATGGGAGCAAGCTCCTACACCGCAGCGTGAGCGGCCAACTGGGTGGCACGATCGCCTTTGACTGGTCCGATGAGGGCGTCATCGTAACCTTGACGCTTGATCCTAAAAGACTTGCCGCCTGA
- a CDS encoding isochorismatase family cysteine hydrolase: protein MTRDRLHPDLIEIVLELRTFIPPAQVADKYVMSAWADGLLQTRLKAAEVDTLFISGAETEVCVLATVMGAIDRSYRVIIVSDAVCSGADSTHDAMLGIYRSRFGMQVETVTAEEMCAAVISSRA from the coding sequence ATGACCCGCGACCGGCTTCATCCGGACCTTATTGAAATCGTTCTAGAGCTCAGGACTTTCATCCCGCCTGCGCAAGTCGCCGACAAATATGTCATGTCGGCATGGGCGGACGGACTGCTGCAGACAAGGCTGAAGGCTGCCGAGGTCGACACGCTCTTCATCTCGGGGGCGGAAACCGAGGTCTGCGTGCTTGCCACGGTTATGGGCGCCATCGACCGCAGCTATCGGGTCATCATCGTCTCAGACGCAGTGTGTTCGGGAGCCGATTCCACGCACGACGCCATGCTGGGCATCTATCGGAGCCGGTTTGGGATGCAGGTTGAGACGGTCACCGCGGAGGAGATGTGTGCCGCCGTAATTTCTAGCCGGGCCTGA
- a CDS encoding DUF3606 domain-containing protein, with the protein MPNTKQDRSRVAGSQDYEVEYEADKTGTSKTAVKDAVKSEGNSRKAVEKKLASK; encoded by the coding sequence ATGCCCAATACCAAGCAGGACCGTTCCCGTGTCGCCGGAAGCCAAGATTACGAAGTCGAGTATGAGGCGGATAAGACCGGCACTTCGAAAACCGCGGTCAAGGATGCGGTGAAGTCGGAAGGTAACAGCCGCAAGGCCGTCGAGAAAAAGCTGGCTTCGAAATGA
- a CDS encoding alpha/beta hydrolase: protein MPLMIVFRFVFILLSLCILGLAAYLLWNWYDGDLIRRADGSLVRVRSDWLLWAGIALLALSFIGRPLVTLLLAKPDTDPTSAKRVSGTLVAGASGSSLYVEQQGSPDAPPIVLVHGWAMDSTIWFYAKRDLSRNFRIISWDLPGMGRSRPVSGSAIGLTEFAQDLKTVIGLAGDRKVVLVGHSIGGMTIQTLARDDAAFFNAHVAGTVLVNTTYTNPLKTMILSGLAQAIRWPLLEPLMRLGILLQPLVWLGAWQSYFSGSAHMANRLGFGKYVTRSQLEHTTLLATRNPPGNIHRGNLAMFRWDATGAMARVSPPLLVLSGELDIVTRPEAGEIIALDHKGADFRRIDGVNHMGFLERPSEYNAAIEGFALNAHAAASVI from the coding sequence ATGCCCCTGATGATCGTCTTCCGCTTTGTCTTCATCCTGCTCTCCCTTTGTATCCTGGGGCTGGCGGCCTACTTGCTCTGGAACTGGTATGACGGGGATCTCATCCGGCGAGCCGATGGCAGCCTCGTTCGCGTGCGGTCCGACTGGCTGCTCTGGGCCGGCATTGCCCTGTTGGCCCTGTCTTTTATTGGCCGCCCTCTCGTCACCTTGTTGCTCGCCAAGCCGGATACTGATCCGACATCGGCAAAAAGGGTTTCGGGCACTTTGGTGGCCGGAGCCAGCGGGTCGAGCCTTTATGTCGAGCAACAGGGGTCGCCAGACGCACCACCCATTGTCCTGGTCCATGGCTGGGCAATGGACAGCACGATCTGGTTTTATGCCAAGCGCGACCTGTCTCGGAACTTTCGCATCATATCTTGGGACCTGCCGGGGATGGGGCGCTCGCGGCCGGTTTCGGGCTCCGCCATCGGCCTCACCGAATTTGCCCAGGATCTCAAGACCGTGATCGGCCTGGCTGGCGATCGCAAGGTCGTACTCGTCGGCCACAGCATCGGTGGCATGACCATCCAGACACTGGCGCGTGACGATGCGGCGTTCTTTAACGCCCACGTTGCCGGTACTGTTCTGGTCAACACCACCTACACCAATCCCCTGAAGACCATGATCCTGAGCGGTTTGGCGCAGGCCATTCGGTGGCCGCTGCTCGAACCGCTGATGCGTCTGGGCATCCTGTTGCAGCCGCTGGTCTGGCTGGGTGCCTGGCAGAGCTATTTCAGCGGTTCGGCCCATATGGCCAACCGGCTTGGCTTCGGCAAATACGTGACCCGCAGCCAGCTCGAGCACACGACCCTGCTGGCCACCCGCAACCCTCCCGGCAATATTCACCGGGGCAACTTGGCGATGTTCCGTTGGGATGCAACCGGTGCCATGGCCAGGGTTAGCCCGCCCTTGCTGGTGCTGTCAGGCGAATTGGACATCGTCACCAGGCCCGAGGCCGGCGAGATCATTGCCCTGGACCATAAAGGCGCCGACTTCCGCAGGATCGACGGAGTCAATCACATGGGATTTTTGGAGCGACCGTCTGAGTATAATGCTGCTATCGAGGGCTTTGCCCTCAACGCCCACGCAGCGGCTTCGGTCATCTAG
- a CDS encoding ferritin-like domain-containing protein, which yields MTTTAQDLFVTGLKNAHAMENQALSIMKPQASRIENYPEVEAQIQKHITETEGQIARLERILETLGEDKSSLKDLALSLAGSLAAVGHTVAPDEILKNSMANFAFENFEIAAYKSLIALADASGNTTAISDLELNLEEELAMAKWLDENIEMVTLKFAALKEAGETAKK from the coding sequence ATGACCACTACAGCTCAGGATTTATTCGTGACCGGCCTCAAGAATGCTCATGCGATGGAGAACCAGGCCCTCTCAATCATGAAGCCGCAAGCAAGCCGTATTGAAAATTATCCCGAAGTCGAAGCCCAGATCCAGAAGCACATTACCGAAACAGAAGGTCAGATCGCACGCCTCGAGCGCATTCTCGAAACGCTCGGTGAAGACAAATCATCGCTGAAGGATCTGGCGCTCTCCCTGGCAGGCTCCTTGGCAGCCGTTGGTCACACCGTGGCGCCCGATGAAATCCTCAAGAATTCTATGGCCAACTTCGCCTTCGAAAACTTCGAAATCGCGGCCTACAAATCGCTTATCGCCCTTGCGGACGCCAGCGGCAACACTACGGCCATTTCCGACCTCGAACTGAACCTGGAAGAAGAGCTCGCCATGGCCAAATGGCTCGATGAAAACATAGAAATGGTAACGCTCAAGTTCGCCGCGCTCAAGGAAGCCGGCGAGACGGCGAAAAAATAG
- the treY gene encoding malto-oligosyltrehalose synthase — MIQPLPSATYRIQMRGGVTFGHVEHHFDYLVGLGVSHIYLSPIFAASEGSTHGYDILDPTRIEPSLGGREDFEKLARAAHAVGLGIILDIVPNHTAFTPENEWLKDVLRHGPQSPFASFFDIDWSSGPLVLPWLPEPFKVMQSRGDFSVRNGNLCFAETEIPLAMEGGEADRVEDPSILHDRQHWRLRHWELERDGITHRRFFNVTSLIGMRVEETAVFEATHRLIIDLVHAGLVDGLRVDHIDGLADPKSYLDRLAEYLPETPVWVEKILVGDEKLDRRWKTVGTTGYEASSLIARLLTDANGIETLTPLWRRYTGVEEEFSTALEAAKLEILHNELSAELHQLSTIAGACLADDPGVEPGPEGLREGITQLLLGMPRYRTYLNDAAASGEDRALMEQIVERAKGRVRSSRIVERLAHHLIEPANHADRRFATRLQQVSGALLAKAQEDTAGFRWTRYLAANEVGAEPEQPTVSDDEANAFLAERRSSEMTLTSSHDTKRSEDSRMRVVAISHYPDAFHSLVADADRLAPDALPRRWRWYIVQSVLALWGVEPQALKLRLRQHNQKALREAKLESYWTKPNATVEGAADSFSDILCDHWQKGEPTALRKLVEAGQALSLAQLALKCLLPGFPDIYRGAEAPFFALTDPDNRLPVDWSTMLNLADSQGFGGDKVRLTRLLLALRRDQASFFSTAVAAVDQDSGTILRRTGEGRTLAVTLGREVAGTPIWQSGSGDLRLVIAWR, encoded by the coding sequence TTGATCCAGCCTCTTCCTTCTGCGACCTATCGCATCCAAATGCGTGGGGGTGTCACCTTTGGCCACGTGGAGCATCACTTCGACTATCTCGTGGGCCTCGGCGTCTCACACATCTATCTGTCGCCAATTTTCGCCGCCTCTGAAGGCTCCACACATGGCTACGACATATTGGATCCGACAAGAATTGAACCCTCCCTTGGAGGCAGAGAAGACTTTGAGAAGCTGGCTCGCGCTGCACACGCCGTGGGCCTCGGTATCATTCTCGATATTGTCCCCAATCACACGGCATTCACCCCCGAAAACGAATGGTTGAAGGATGTCTTGCGGCATGGCCCGCAAAGCCCCTTCGCCTCCTTTTTCGACATTGATTGGTCTTCCGGACCGCTTGTGCTTCCCTGGTTGCCGGAGCCGTTCAAGGTCATGCAGTCGCGAGGCGACTTCTCGGTAAGGAATGGGAATTTGTGCTTCGCTGAGACGGAAATCCCATTGGCTATGGAGGGGGGAGAGGCCGATAGGGTTGAGGACCCGTCTATCCTACATGATCGACAGCACTGGCGCCTGCGCCATTGGGAACTCGAGCGGGACGGTATCACCCATCGACGTTTCTTCAACGTCACATCCTTAATCGGCATGCGAGTTGAAGAAACAGCCGTGTTCGAAGCCACCCACCGGCTAATCATCGATCTTGTCCACGCCGGTCTGGTGGACGGTTTGCGGGTGGATCACATCGACGGGCTCGCGGACCCCAAAAGTTACCTGGACCGCCTCGCCGAATATCTGCCGGAAACGCCGGTCTGGGTAGAAAAAATCCTCGTGGGTGACGAAAAGCTCGATCGCCGTTGGAAGACGGTCGGAACAACGGGGTACGAAGCCTCAAGTCTGATTGCGCGTTTACTGACCGACGCGAACGGTATCGAGACGCTTACGCCTCTATGGCGACGTTATACCGGCGTCGAAGAGGAATTCTCTACCGCGCTTGAAGCCGCAAAGCTGGAAATCCTGCACAATGAACTATCAGCAGAATTGCACCAGCTTTCCACAATCGCCGGAGCGTGCCTGGCCGACGATCCCGGCGTCGAGCCCGGTCCCGAGGGCCTGCGTGAGGGCATCACCCAGCTCTTGCTGGGCATGCCGCGCTACAGGACTTATTTGAACGACGCTGCGGCATCGGGTGAGGATCGAGCGCTCATGGAACAAATAGTCGAGCGCGCCAAGGGCCGCGTTCGCTCGTCCCGTATTGTTGAGCGGCTCGCCCATCATCTTATCGAACCCGCAAACCATGCTGACCGCCGGTTCGCGACACGCCTCCAGCAGGTGTCGGGGGCGCTTCTGGCAAAGGCACAAGAGGACACAGCCGGCTTTCGATGGACGCGCTATCTAGCCGCCAACGAAGTCGGTGCGGAACCCGAGCAACCGACAGTGTCAGACGATGAAGCCAATGCATTCCTCGCGGAGCGCCGTTCCAGTGAGATGACGCTGACGTCCTCTCACGACACCAAGCGTTCAGAGGATAGCCGGATGCGTGTGGTGGCTATTAGTCACTATCCCGACGCGTTTCACTCTTTGGTTGCGGACGCCGACCGCCTTGCGCCTGATGCGCTCCCGAGGCGCTGGCGATGGTATATCGTTCAGTCCGTGCTGGCCTTGTGGGGAGTGGAGCCGCAGGCGCTCAAGCTTCGTCTCCGCCAGCACAACCAAAAGGCTCTGCGAGAGGCTAAGCTGGAAAGTTACTGGACCAAGCCCAATGCCACCGTGGAAGGGGCAGCGGACAGTTTCTCCGACATCTTGTGCGATCATTGGCAGAAGGGTGAACCTACCGCGCTCAGGAAGTTGGTCGAAGCCGGGCAAGCGCTGTCGCTCGCTCAACTGGCGCTAAAATGCTTGCTTCCAGGCTTTCCGGACATCTACCGGGGAGCTGAGGCCCCATTCTTCGCTCTAACAGATCCGGACAACCGGTTACCAGTGGATTGGTCCACCATGCTGAACCTCGCAGACAGCCAAGGTTTTGGCGGCGATAAAGTCAGGCTCACTCGCCTGCTGCTCGCACTGCGCAGGGATCAAGCGTCCTTCTTCTCCACTGCGGTCGCCGCAGTCGATCAGGACAGCGGAACCATTCTTCGCCGAACGGGAGAAGGCCGCACGCTTGCTGTCACTCTGGGACGGGAGGTCGCGGGAACGCCCATATGGCAGAGCGGCTCGGGCGACCTTAGGCTTGTCATCGCTTGGCGATAA
- a CDS encoding extracellular solute-binding protein, whose amino-acid sequence MKLLNALTALSMLGVAATPTMALEGSLNVYCSVQVEWCEAAANEFEKATGVKVNMSQKGSGEVLAQISAEAENPKGDVWFGGTGDPHLIAAAGGLTAVYESPNLANLHEWAHQQFGAAGGRSVGVYSGAVGFGFNTELLADKGVEPPMCWADLLKPEFAGEIQMANPNSSGTAYVVIATLVQLMGEEEAFKYLAALHSSINTYQRSGTGPIKAVGRGETSVSISFVHDAVRS is encoded by the coding sequence ATGAAATTACTCAATGCATTGACGGCGCTGAGCATGCTGGGCGTGGCCGCAACCCCAACCATGGCGCTCGAGGGCAGCCTCAACGTCTACTGCTCGGTTCAGGTCGAGTGGTGCGAAGCGGCGGCCAACGAATTTGAGAAGGCCACGGGGGTCAAGGTGAACATGAGTCAGAAGGGCTCGGGCGAAGTGCTGGCCCAGATCAGCGCCGAGGCGGAGAACCCCAAAGGCGACGTGTGGTTCGGCGGTACTGGCGACCCGCATCTGATCGCCGCAGCCGGCGGACTGACGGCTGTCTATGAATCACCCAACCTGGCCAATCTGCACGAATGGGCCCACCAGCAATTCGGTGCCGCCGGCGGACGTTCGGTCGGCGTCTATTCGGGTGCCGTCGGCTTCGGCTTCAACACCGAACTGCTGGCCGACAAGGGTGTCGAGCCCCCGATGTGCTGGGCCGACCTGCTCAAGCCCGAATTTGCCGGCGAAATCCAGATGGCCAATCCCAATTCTTCCGGCACGGCCTATGTGGTCATCGCTACGCTGGTGCAATTGATGGGCGAGGAAGAGGCGTTCAAATACCTGGCCGCCCTGCATTCGAGCATCAACACCTACCAGCGTTCCGGCACCGGCCCGATCAAGGCGGTTGGGCGCGGCGAGACTTCGGTTTCGATTTCCTTCGTGCATGACGCCGTTAGGAGCTAG
- a CDS encoding response regulator transcription factor, with translation MQFRIAVVEDDHIVSSTVVDILQTAGFTALPCRTAEALLSLMRSGPPPDLILLDLQLPDQDGIALASSIRADSNVPIVMLTGRSGEIDRIVGLEIGADDYVVKPFSNLELLARVKAILRRTKGIMPASRQREGFRFEGFFLDLAARRLDAPDGSSVQLTVAEFELLHALLRARGRVLTRDQLLEMTHHAEADVFDRTIDVLILRLRRKIEPVPSQPRFIRTERGLGYTFAGAVEPVSG, from the coding sequence ATGCAGTTTCGCATTGCTGTTGTCGAAGACGATCACATCGTCAGTTCGACAGTTGTCGACATATTGCAGACCGCGGGTTTTACAGCCCTGCCCTGCCGCACGGCGGAAGCGCTGCTGTCATTGATGCGGTCCGGGCCACCACCCGATCTGATCCTGCTCGACCTTCAATTGCCCGATCAAGATGGCATTGCGCTGGCCAGTTCCATCAGGGCCGACAGCAATGTGCCCATCGTCATGCTCACAGGTCGATCGGGAGAGATCGACCGCATCGTCGGGCTCGAGATCGGGGCTGACGACTATGTGGTCAAGCCATTCAGCAATCTGGAATTGCTGGCCCGGGTAAAGGCCATCCTCCGCCGCACGAAGGGCATCATGCCCGCGTCCCGGCAGCGCGAGGGTTTCCGGTTCGAAGGCTTCTTCCTCGATCTGGCTGCCCGCCGGCTCGACGCTCCGGATGGCTCGTCGGTGCAACTGACGGTCGCCGAGTTCGAACTGCTCCACGCCCTGTTGCGGGCACGCGGAAGAGTGCTGACGCGCGATCAGTTGTTGGAAATGACCCACCATGCCGAGGCCGATGTGTTCGATCGCACCATTGACGTGCTGATCCTGCGGCTGCGGCGCAAGATAGAACCGGTCCCCAGCCAGCCCCGGTTCATCCGCACTGAGCGCGGCCTGGGCTACACATTTGCCGGCGCGGTCGAGCCTGTTTCCGGCTGA